GCAGAATGAACATTTCTACGTTTACTCAGGATGACACTCAACTCTTGAGCTCGTTCCTATGTATAATTTCTGCACCTCCCTCGAAAAGAGATGCCAAGACTTAGACAGACATCTCAATGTGATAATTAATGCAAAATCTGGAAGGCATTTAAGCCATAGAGAGCAGAAAAACGAACCAAGTTCACCCGATCTCAGCCAATGCAGCACAGGACTCAAACAACTACAGGGGTTCATCATTAAGTAAACGTGAACTAAAAGAGTTAGGCAATGTTGTATACTAAGGAAAGAATTCTCTACGCCTAAACCTTTACACTTTAGAGACCAAGAGAGCTAGATTCTGCGAGAACAATGGTTATGCAATACTACACTTGCTGCTAAGTTCACAGAAGAAAACAGGAGAACCAATGGAGCTCGAGCATTAATTCTACATTAGTTTCGACATTATAAAACATTACTACTAGTTTCGACATTATAAAACATTGGTTCTAAATCGAACACTCTAACAGCTCAAATCGTTCGACATCATACAGCATACTAATCACAAAGAAAAGCAACACGAACGCTATAACAGTTCAAACCTTTTGACATTATACAGCATAGCTAATCTCCAAAAATCACATACACATTTCGCATAATACCTCAAACAAGCAAAATACCATCAAATGTATCATCAATTATACAAACAAATTATGCTACAATTCCCCTTTAACCAAAACCCCCCCACAAAAAAACCATTACATTACCATCATTGGCCTTCCTCCTCCAATTTCTTGCAATAAGCTTTCAATGTTAATACCAAATCCCTCGCCGGCGCCTGAATCGTCCCGACCACCGCCGAAGCCGGCCCCTTTATCGACCCCAAAATCTGGGCATAAACCTCCGCTCTCGTGGGCAAATTCTCGAGCGCCTTGAACTCACCGGGCCCGTAGAATTTCCCCTCGAAAACCGCGCCGGTGAAGTCGTTATCCTCCAATTTCTTCTCCCTCTGGAAGGTCCGGTACGGCTTCAGCGCGGCCGGGATCTCCTCGCTGTGGACGAAGAGCCACGCGTTCATGCCCTTCATGCAGGGCTTCAGCGCCGCCCACTTGGTGCCCTCGATTGCCTTGTAAACTAGGGTATTTTTGGCGACGAGGAGCTTGGTGGTTTCGGGCAATTGGGTGCGGAGCTCTTGGAATTGGGAGACGGTGAGGCCTTTGTAGCTGATGGCGGCGATTAGGTGGCAGGAATCGAGCTCTTGCTTGACCTTCTCGACGGTCTCTTCCTTCTTGGTGCGGCTGATTGCGGCGTGGATTTTGGGGAGGGGCGGCGATTGGGGGCGGAGGGCTTGGGGGAGGTGGGTGGTGGTGAGGAAGGGGTTGCGGAAGTGGGATTTGAGGGAGAGGGAGGAGGAGGGGAGGGTGAAGAGAGTTATGGCAGCTTATGCAGCTCTTGCTTCCCTTGCTCAAACTACAGTTGATACAAATCATGccaaatttcacttttttaccGGTGCAAAAGAGAAAATTGGATCCATCCTCGAGTATGCCGTCTTCTTGCTCACCTTCCTCGAAGATTATCCAGAGAGAGCCAGCCGTTGGGAAGGAAAGCTTAGGGATTTAGCTCATGAAGCTGAAGATATCATCGAGCAATTTTTGTGGAGGCTGTCGTTTTATGAAAGGGCGAAAATATCAAGCTTGAAATTTGAAGAGGAGTTGAGTAATGTTACGGAGAAATTCTGTTTACTTGCCGGAGATGTGATGGAAGAGCGACCTGCTTACTCATCTCTTTCcctctcatcatcatcatcatcagcaGCAAGGATTGCAGCTACTGGCGATGGTGTGGCGATTGGTTTGAATGAAGATGTGATGGGGATAAAGGATCGCCTTTGTGGGCTCTCATCCAAACTCGAAGTTGTTCCCATTTTGGGGATGGGTGGAATCGGTAAGACCACTCTGGCTAGAACCGTTTATGACGATCCATTAATCATGCATCATTTTGATATTCGTGTTTGGCTTACAATATCGCAAGATTACAGTGAACAGAAAGTTCTTTTAGGGCTTGTAGATTCGATGAAATTGATAGAAAAAGACATGTCTGCATTAGAGATGAATGATACTCCTATTTCAACTTGGAAAGAGAAAGTGTATAAAAACTTGATGGGTAGGAGGTATCTTGCTGTAATGGATGATGTGTGGAGCACAAAGGTTTGGGATGATGTAAGGAGTGTATTTCCGGATGATGCTAATGGAAGTCGAATCATGTTAACCACAAGAGTAGCAGATCCAGCCGTTTATCCTGACTCGAGTAGTGCTCCTCATGAGATGAGCTTCATGAATGATTCTCAAAGTTGGGATTTGCTCAAGGGAAAAGTATTTGAAGACAGAAATTGCCCACCTGAATTGGAAGATGTTGGGAAAAGGATTGCAAGAAGTTGTGGGGGACTACCGCTTGCTGTTGTCCTGGTTGCTGGATTCCTGTCTGGTGTTGATAAAAATCCATCTTCCTGGGaggaaatttccaaaaatgtaTTAAATCCAATTGTTGGTAAAGAGTTGGAGGAGATACTATCTTTAAGTTATAAGCACTTGTCTCATCGTTTGAGGCCATGTTTTCTGTTTATGGCAATGTTTCCTGAAGATGAAAATATCCGTGCTTCAAGGCTTATTAGATTATGGTTAGCTGAGGGCTTCTTGATGCATCAAAATGGAAAGCTTGGAAGAGGAGGCGGAGGAGTATTTGGAGGATCTAGTCAAGAGAAATCTTGTTATTGTGACTAACAGTAAGAAGagtaatggaaaaataaagtgttgcGGCCTCCATGATATGGTACGAGAGTTTTGCATAAGGAAAGCCCACGATGAGAGGTTTATTCGTGTTCTCAGTGATAGAGTTGTTCGACAGGGCACCATAAATGAGAGGCACATTAGTTTCATAAATGGGCAACACATTACTCCTGGGCATTCTGATATGATTAACATTTGGGCTCCAACCATCCACACCATTCTATACTTCCATCTTAAGAACTTTCCTTGTGTGACATCCTTTCTACGAAACCATAAATTTCTTAGGATATTTGAGGCCATGAGTGAAAACTCTACTTCACTCCCTTCAGAGgtatttgatttgtttgatttaaGATATCTAGCTTTAACTTGTTCTTCTATTCCATCAACCATATCTAATCTCATGAATCTTCAAACCTTGATCATCCTTCCAACCTCTCGGTTTGCTTCAGCCAATGATCACAGAAGATA
The genomic region above belongs to Salvia hispanica cultivar TCC Black 2014 chromosome 3, UniMelb_Shisp_WGS_1.0, whole genome shotgun sequence and contains:
- the LOC125214409 gene encoding 50S ribosomal protein L10, chloroplastic, with product ITLFTLPSSSLSLKSHFRNPFLTTTHLPQALRPQSPPLPKIHAAISRTKKEETVEKVKQELDSCHLIAAISYKGLTVSQFQELRTQLPETTKLLVAKNTLVYKAIEGTKWAALKPCMKGMNAWLFVHSEEIPAALKPYRTFQREKKLEDNDFTGAVFEGKFYGPGEFKALENLPTRAEVYAQILGSIKGPASAVVGTIQAPARDLVLTLKAYCKKLEEEGQ
- the LOC125214414 gene encoding putative late blight resistance protein homolog R1B-16; translation: MAAYAALASLAQTTVDTNHAKFHFFTGAKEKIGSILEYAVFLLTFLEDYPERASRWEGKLRDLAHEAEDIIEQFLWRLSFYERAKISSLKFEEELSNVTEKFCLLAGDVMEERPAYSSLSLSSSSSSAARIAATGDGVAIGLNEDVMGIKDRLCGLSSKLEVVPILGMGGIGKTTLARTVYDDPLIMHHFDIRVWLTISQDYSEQKVLLGLVDSMKLIEKDMSALEMNDTPISTWKEKVYKNLMGRRYLAVMDDVWSTKVWDDVRSVFPDDANGSRIMLTTRVADPAVYPDSSSAPHEMSFMNDSQSWDLLKGKVFEDRNCPPELEDVGKRIARSCGGLPLAVVLVAGFLSGVDKNPSSWEEISKNVLNPIVGKELEEILSLSYKHLSHRLRPCFLFMAMFPEDENIRASRLIRLWLAEGFLMHQNGKLGRGGGGVFGGSSQEKSCYCD